tgttcttatgtaattaataaagttttggtgggtttttttttgttttcaagatttaagcctgctctgctctgttcctgatcacatcccacaggagttgttagagaaaaaaaacatatattcatgggtgcactaacatctggccagtgctaacccatgacaatcATGCATAACGAGATAATAACTTATATGATCACCTGTTGTGGAGTACCAGCCATAAGAATGTTTTATCTCAAACATTCTGACTGTTGCAACAGAAAAGCTGTGACTGGAAAAGAGTTCTGCGGAGACGGGAAtgtgctgagctgagccagcttttttttctgccttgagACATGTGCTCAGTGCTGATGTGTGAACTCCCACTCCCGACTCCCTGGAGAGCACCAAAGACCTCACTGCACAAGCCCAAAACAGTGgcaaaaatctgttttacaTAAGAGGTGTGGACAAGAAAAACTATAAAACAAAGTGTATCAGTCCCCCATATCTCTCTCTATTGTGCTCTCTGTTTACCCCATTTCCAAGTAACAGTTCCCTGACACTCATCTGGTGTGTTTGTTTAGCCTGAGAAGAACTTATAGGGAACATCACATGCCCTACTGGGTCAGTTGTAACAcaacagaacaggaaaagagGGTGGGAGTGCTAAAGCCTTGGATGAACTCTTCCATGCACTATGAGTGTGACTGGCATTGGAAAATTGATCCAAACTGAGAAGCTGGAGCCCTATATTAAAATCTTATTAAAGAATAATTACTTTCAATAGCCAGTCTAATTCCCTATATTAGACAGACAGTCATTTTCTCAAATTACTTCACAGCTAACATCAGAGAACAGGTGATATGCCTTAGGACTGAAAACTCCACAACAACCTTGCTGCATCCCCAGTCACAAAAACCCATTCATAGAGATTCTCAGATGTTCACCACAGAACAAGGTGGGATAGAGGCATACAAAGCATAGGATTGATGAAAACATGGAAAGCCAAGCAACACATCCACTGGCTACAcgtcttcctgctgctgcactgctgtggcaTTTCCAAGGAGCCTTACCCATCTGAGGTGCACCTCTGGGAGCTTCCCTGGCCACATCTGTGCACCAGAGGGAGCTGCCTGAGctggaaataaagaaagaaagaaagaaaagaaagttgcAAAACACTGCAGAACAACTCACAAAGTGCTGCTAGGAAGAAAGGAGTGGACCCAAATGGGCTGGTCCCAAAAAAACCTGGAAGTTGTGAGGCAGAGACCAAATAGGTGCTGCACAGGCTACAGGATGTCAGCcttaggaaaaaagagaaaccacCATCATTCCAAAGTTTGGAAGCTTAATTCCTCTGACTCTCACTTCTAAACcactttttctctatttctcatgttgtggtttaaccccagcctgACACTAAGCACCACACAAAGCCATTCTCACTCAATGCCCCACCAGCGGCATGGACTGGGCAGAGAATTGGAGGGGTAAAACCTGCCAAAATCACAGCTGGAGAACAATTCAGTTGCATAGGGAATGCAGAAGCCACACACTCCCCAAAGTAAAAATCCCTGAAGAACTCCTTTGCCATttcccacaggcaggcaggtatttcccatctccaggacagcaggaccCCCTCGTGCCtcacagtgacttgggaagacaaatgccatcactccaaacatccccACCTTCCTCCTTCTTGCACGCAGCTTGAAATACGGAGCAGGATGtcacatggtctggaatatTCCTTTGCCCAGTTTGGCTcacctgtcctgcctgtgtctcctcccagcccctcatGCAGTGTGACCCCAGGGGAGCTCAGTCTGCACGGCTGCGTCAGTCATGGTGGGTGCCGAGCCGAGAGAAGCCGTGGCTCACCCAGATCCAAACTGCACAAGTTTTCACTCCCTCATGTTGGCCTTAGCTCCCGTGGCAGAACTTGAGTTCCTGCTGGACACTCACCTGCCCCTAAGCCTGTGGAGAAGCCCGGCTGCCTCCACCTCTGTCCAGAGCAACACAGGCACTCCCAGCCTTTCCTAAGTACTGCAACACAACCACGGCCACAGCGGCGTTCCCAGCAGTGACAACAGTGCTCCCCTGCCCTACTCTGCTCCTCTATTCACAGCTGCAAGCCTGTTCCTCCACAAGAGCCTGTGGCCAGGAGGCAGTGAAGGAAGAAGACCTTTGCCCACTTCCAAAATGGGCCACCAACCCCATCCATGGGTCTGCCCCGGCTTAAGAAACACCTGACCCACCATTCAGAAGCAAACTTAGAGCTTATTCCCACGGTGAGAACAAAGAAAAGCTTCCAACACAGTGAAGATTTATAGTGTTTATTTTGACTATTAATCTAAACAAACTACAAACTACACACTACAAACTACAAACTACAAACTCCAAACTCTAAACTACAAAGAACAACAACGGCCTCTTCCAGGGCTAGTATCTCCTGTCGGCCGTGAACTGCTGCGCTGCCATGATGAGAGGCGTCAGGCTGGAGGTCGGCTTGGCTGAGGTTACAAACGGATGCTGCCCaaagacaaagagaagaaattaactTCTACTTTCCTCACAGGCTGAAACAGCCTTTCTCTGGCTACCAGCAAGGTGCAGAAATGAGGGCACTCCATGCACCTCCATCTCCTTGCTATGTGAGGCAAAGATGGCTCACAACCCAACCAATCTATTATTCCAGATGTCTTCAGTTTACGGAGATTTGGTCCAGGTGACCTTAAAAGGCCCCTTCCAAGCCATCCCAGGCCAGGATTCTCCTCCGTTTTCCTTGGAAAACTCCCTAGACTGGAGATTCTTAGGAGCAGGGCCCACCTGACCCCTTGCCCTGGAGCAGACGAGGAGCCCCTGGCAGTGGGCAGCAGGCACACCCTGCAGCCGCTTGGCCTTTACCTGCAGAAGCTCCTGGGCAGACCAGCGCCTGTCCTCGTCTGTCtccaggcagcagtgcaggaagtCTCGCAGCCAAGCGGACTGCTGCCTGGGCTTCTGCAGCCTCGGCCTGCCCCCGCTGCTTATCAGCTGTCGGACCTAGAGAGGAAGGAAACGCCACGCTGCACCTGTCTCCTTTGCACCCAACCTGCTCACACACACCCACTGGACAAGCTCCACGCTCCAGTGGTGCCTTAGTCCCTGCCAGAGGGTGGGAGATGCTTTTCCTACCCCAACCAAAAGAACCCAAACcctgaggcagccacagccagtCCAATGTGTACAGGCTCTTGCTTTGACCCCTGATTTCACTGCCTGATGAAATTAGGAGCACCTCCATCAGGAAAAGCTCACTTTGATTCTTTGAGGATGGACACCAGCTCTACAGGCACTTTGGAGAGGGACTTTAGTCTAACTCTCCTGTTCCCAAGGGTTATTCCATAAAATGCAGCTTAGCACTGCCCCCTGCTCCCTTCAGAACAGCTCCCATCTAGGAAAAGGCATCATgattttttgtgttgtttatgATGAAGTGGCAAGGGAATAATCTGGACAAGAAGCACGAGAGGCTCTGCAGTCTGGCACCTATTGTCTTCAGGCGTTAACAAGCTTCCCGGGCAGAAGAATGGGGGCAGATTTTGTCAGTGCCTGCAGTACTGGTGAGAGGAGTTGCAGCGTACCGTGCGGGCGGTTTTCATCAGGTGAGGAGGCGCTCCTTCCACCATCTCGATCCCCACGATGCCAAGGGACCAGATGTCCACTTTGGGGCCATAGGGCTTCCTGGTGAAAATTTCTGGCGCCATCCAGTAAATAGTCCCGACAGCTGATCTCCGTTtgctctgctcagcagtgagCTGAGCAGCGAGGCCAAAAtcagctgcagagaaaaaaccACTCTGATCAAGCCAGCGGGAATTAGGAAAGCAAACAATAGAATTCCCCACTCTACCAATGTCCAAGAAGGCAGGGTTCAATCCAGCTGCAAAGGGGGCCATGCTGGCATTCCTCACGCCTGCAGCCAAGGAATTACGGAACTGGTCACTGGCCAAAAGCCCCCACTTCCAGATTGTGCCTTTTAGTGCCCTGAAGCTTTAGACTGCAAGTGCCTtgcttgggcagggacacacacaACCCAACTTGGCCACTGCCAAGATCTTCTTCCCAGCCACACCTCCCTGCACCGTGGGGATGTGCTCTGCGCttgcagcagggcagcctgcACTGCCACAGGCACCCCTCAGGGGAACTGGCAGCCACCCAAAGGCAGCCCCACACCGCAGCCCACCACGGCTgagcctggccagcagcacccacccaACTTGACAGATCCGTCCAAGCCCAGGAGAATGTTGTGGCTTTTGATGTCTCGGTGGATCACTTGCTGGCAGTGAAGGAAATCCAGGCCTTGCAggcactgagagaggaaaaaagaaacatcagCCCAACAGTTCCTCATCTGATTTCATcccacaggcagggaaggggcacaTCTGCAAGACTGACTTGATGGGGGAtgggcagccagcagggctgctggcaaGGGAGCTTGCTGCTCCAACATGAGGACAGCAGTGCCTTTCTAAGCAAGGGTGCATTCCCTTTTGAAACAGAAAGGGCAATTGTTCCTCTGGCCGCTGtcctgcaaacacagactgaaggagcactgctgcagtggatGTGCTCTCTCCAGCCAGATGACAGCGGATGCTTTTACCAACACCACTTTGGGTGCAAGGCTCTCCTTTgaggctgagctctgtgagAGTTCTGTGAGTATCTCCTGGTCTTTGTCCCTGGTTTCAGACTCTGCCACCAGCACGTTTGCCCTTACTGGGAAGGAATACTCTACACACAGGCTCCAGGCAAGTGTTTAGGGAggcaaacacaaacaaacacactgGAAGAAGGGCAGGCATACTGGCAGGCACCTGAGACGTTCTTTCTACTGCCAGCCATAAgaggaaggcagaaaggaagCTCGGAAGGTGAAATCCCTCCTCTCCTTGCTACCTATTGGGAATCCTGCTTGGTATCCTGCCCAAGCCATGGGAAGCACAAGCACCATCCCTTACCTCTCGAGAGACAGCTGCTATCTCTCCTTCTTCCATCTGAGTCTCCCTAATCACATCCTGTAAAGAACCTCCGTCCATGTACTCCATCACCAGCCAGAGTTCTTGGTTCACCAGGTAGCTGAGAGGAGGAAACAACAGCCTGGAGATGAATGTGCACACCTACAGGACCTGATGGATTCTTGTTTCTGTGACTATCTCAGAGCCAGACAGGAGGAAGTGAATAGTCACTCACTAGGCTCTACAGGGCTTGAACTCTGTGCAGTCTAAAAGACTGCAGGGTATCCACACCAATGCATAACTCTGGGAACAGACCAAGGGAAATGGGGTCTGCAGTGCTTTGTCAGCACTTAAGACCCATGGGAAAAATTCAAAGcctaaaccaaacaaaacaatgtGCCGAGAGGGCAGGGACTTTGAGGCTGTTGGCTCAGAAAGATAGGGCCAAGTCAGGCCTTTGAAAGCACACTTAAACTAGGTGTGGCCAGGAAAGATTAATGCAGCCCCAATGCAATCTCCTCCCAAGATGCTGTAGatcagcacagaaaaaggaattaacaGCTCCATCCTCTGCCAGCGACCAAAGGAGTGCTTGAACCTCTGGTCTGCAGCATGTGAACAACCCTGCTCAGAAGAACAGCAGAACCACTCACCTGTCTACATAGCTCACAAGGTTGGCGTTCTTCTTGTCGCGTATGACCTGGATTTCATTCACGCACAgttcactgctgctctcttgCAGGAGATTGATTTTCTTTATGGCCACCTAAAACAACATGGACAACCATGAACCAAAGAAGTCTGTGGCACCAGACCACAAGGGGAAGGTGGAGACAGTGATTTTAGGatgacagagctgggctgggacaaACTGCCTGGTGACTGGACATCAGAGGAACTCAAAGCTGAGCTTGCAAGAGCCTCTTACACCTCTTCTTGGGTGCCAGTCCCAAGACACAGAGCCAAAGATCCTTTCTCTGGTAAACCTTGGAGAAACACAGTCTAAACTCTCCACCTCAAAGCTCTAACAACACTGGCTGCGCCCCCTGTCCTCCCCAGGGCCTTGTTTTATCATGCCCATTTTCCTTCAAACACCTCTTGCAAGCAAGAGGCTCTTTTGTGCCAGTGAAAATGGAGCAAAACTGCTGGGAAACCTTTGGCAGTTTTAGCTGGTTTGGTCATTACTCCAGCATTCGTCATTGTACAACAACAACCAAGCAAACATAGTGACATGAAGGATAAAATGCTGTCCTAAAAACATTCTGAGGGTTACTCCTACAAGTACGtactttcaggaaaaaaggctGTGATAAAATCATCATTAAGGACACCTCCCAAAAAGACAATCCCTGCACATCCTCACTTCAGGAACTTTCATTTCCCTCCACCAAAACACTTTGCTTCACACCACTGACACTTGCAATGACTGCCTGACTCTAGAAAGAAATAAGTCACACCTTGATCCTCTAGCGATACACCCTGGGCCCTGAGCAGGCCTTAGGCCCTTGAGAGACTCCTTGCACATCTCTCTCTCACAGCACACTTCCAAAAGGCAGCACTGCACGTGGCTAAGGAACTACCCCCACAATTCCCACGTATTTGCCAACAGCCAGAAAGGAGAATTCAGGaaccctgagctgcagccccaggagcagtgCCATGCAGTAAGACACCACCTGGGCACTAAGACCCAGCTAGCGTCTCCTCCTCTGAAAGACGCCGCTTGGCCTCCTGGCATTCCTTGGGCCAGCTGAGAAGGACACAAGCTGGCCCCACTGTATTTGGCAGGCAGACACTGCTCTGCACTTCATTTGCCTTTGCAGCAAAGCTCTACCGGCGACCCAAAGCTCAgccacagctcacagcagagGGGAGGGCACTCGAGAGCTGCAGAAGCTGCGGCGTTGCTTGACGCTTACCTCTTCTCCTGTGGCAGTCTCCACTGCCATGCACACAGTTCCGAAACCCctggaaacaaaacagcagcagagaaaggagaagtCCTTTAGTCCCTGCAAGTGCAAGTCACCGCGCTCCAAGGGGAAAAACCGTCCTGGGGCAAACAGCAAATGGAACACGACAGATACTCCTCTGCgtcctttctcccttttctctttctgtatcTCTGCATGTGCATTTTTCCAGGTACACACATGCCACCTGCACCTTCTCACACCTCTTCTTCAAGTCCTTCTGCCAAACTCAGGCTCTGCCACACAGGCCATCTGAGAAGCCACAAGCCATGGGACACCCATTGGAGGAAAGCCTCTAGACACAGATCCTTTCTCCAAGGAGCTGGCAAGGAAAGTAGTCTCCCgccacagctgcagccacagccagagcaggcaAAGGCTTCCACTGGTGCACACACAAATGGAGAGGAACTCCAAACAGAGGATCCTTAGACAGCTGCCTTCTGGGTCCAGAGCCATCGGCAGCTGCTTCTCTTTggtgctgcagacacaggaAGGACTCTACTTTTCCAGTGAGTTCTTGTACATTTAGCTCCTCACAGAGGAAACGCAGCAAATCAATCCCATttacaggcagcagagctgtcttTCAAAAGGGAACGGCTGGCTGGATTCTTTGCAGGAAAGGCTTAAACCCCACAGCATCCACAAGTGGCTCTGCCATCAGGCAGATGATGCCTTTTCCTCTAGAGTGCATTGGCACTGAGCATTCCCCTGAAGCTTTGGCTTTTGCCTCCTCAGCTACAAAATACAGCTgcttctttcatttctgcttgTGGCTTCTCCACTAGGTGGTGCTCATCCTGACCACTGAACCTTGTTTCCCGCAAAATACTGCAAAGAAATGGTACTGGGAGCTGATCCCTGACAACTCTCGGCTGCTAACTTGGCCTTTGAGGCCATGAactctttcctcctttcattcccaCATATTCTCTATTCTTCTGAGACACACAAAAATGGTTCCTCTTAAGAAAAGCGGCAAACAGGTGCAACACGCTCGAGGGACAGGAGATCTGCCAcgtgctgctgtttgctgcagaaAAGACATTGCCAGCATCCTGGGGTCTTTGCCGTGCCTTCTGACCACAGCTATGAATGCTGACCGGTACAGAGAGATGGCAGCATCTCAACGCAGTGTCTGAACGGCTTTGGAGCTTGCCTGACGTCGCCCGGGGGAGATGGGACACCAGCAAAATACCCAGTCCCTCCCTTGGAAGAAGGAACTGGGGCTGCACTCACCCTTTACCAAGAGTTTCCAGTTCTGTGTATTTAGCCTCGGCATCTCCCTCGCTCACCAGCATCCCTGTAAAAATCCAAAGGGAAGATGCTCACTTCCAAACAGAGatcccaccctgcagcagatCAGAAAGGCAGCCCCCCTCAATGGGCCCTGTCAACTCAGTCACTCGCAGAACAGCAACACCACCacaaaaatgcagcagcaaggcaagcagctctgcagcacagacaccctGCACAACACTAACAGTCTAAACTAAAATCTAAGCATGTGGAGAAACAGTCAGAGGAGACAGAGAACTGAAAACTGTAACCGAGTGAAGTGACTGTTGTCTGCAAACATGAAGGGCAGCAGGAAACACAAAACTTTTCTGTTCTTGGCAATCGACACTCTGTGACAGTCATCAAAAGCTTTAATCCTTGCAAACATCAAAGGCATCTTGAGTTCTGCAATCAATTTTCATCAACAGCTGCCCTTTCCAGAACAGGAA
This genomic window from Prinia subflava isolate CZ2003 ecotype Zambia chromosome Z, Cam_Psub_1.2, whole genome shotgun sequence contains:
- the LOC134564537 gene encoding serine/threonine-protein kinase PAK 3-like, with the translated sequence MPAKLRLLPLQGLSIQHHSFAVPHAAVCLQSIRAVSAPALAASASEEEAEEEEGANEPAPAVSPEPEQPTSSSTSSVLAPARAAAAGSEEGSSRQAANSSTSSSCTWSTSSSCGSREQLQERTEDEWLATLRMLVSEGDAEAKYTELETLGKGGFGTVCMAVETATGEEVAIKKINLLQESSSELCVNEIQVIRDKKNANLVSYVDSYLVNQELWLVMEYMDGGSLQDVIRETQMEEGEIAAVSRECLQGLDFLHCQQVIHRDIKSHNILLGLDGSVKLADFGLAAQLTAEQSKRRSAVGTIYWMAPEIFTRKPYGPKVDIWSLGIVGIEMVEGAPPHLMKTARTVRQLISSGGRPRLQKPRQQSAWLRDFLHCCLETDEDRRWSAQELLQHPFVTSAKPTSSLTPLIMAAQQFTADRRY